The following coding sequences are from one Pseudobacteroides sp. window:
- a CDS encoding anti-sigma-I factor RsgI family protein, with product MRLKGIVLEIDEKGAILINNEGNYIRIRNKKELIPGVLVEYSESDVINTDKKQLFSFLRENSKLVYAFGSAAVFIFIVALFAIISRQAVNETFAYIDVDINPSIELKINKDSSIIGVKTLNKDGEELCQNIDFIGKKAENGVMDIINKSAELGYFQDKTKLVLVAGALMVDEKISSDKYQKLNIEMGSLIEKIKDRIKKEKKELQLVAFHTSPIKLKEAHQNNMSLGRYSIYANADNQGIKLALEDAKSLKISELFNLLPTKDYTYFEEEQRQAAIDSELIKENNGKPGISKLATAEKESGKSKQNKEGAQGDKKSHESLASSNNSIVTVTPSLTPTITPLSDQKDKNKLENDKSNDDSKKDDEKKSDNIYEGNDNNKLPSIVYIHTPAPTTSLKPSDNKESHPIDEEDNSRNNNGNGNGNKDNNAKNNNKHTPNPVATTPTPEATSLSTASHTPTPGASNTSTSHANDHNTPVHTPSAVISTPVPTSGSGKNESGKSETAPGQVKKGSTGQSDKGQGNKNGKN from the coding sequence ATGAGATTAAAAGGTATTGTTTTGGAAATAGATGAGAAGGGTGCGATTCTTATAAATAATGAGGGAAATTATATAAGAATCAGAAACAAAAAAGAACTGATTCCTGGGGTTTTAGTGGAATATTCGGAAAGTGATGTTATAAATACCGATAAAAAGCAGCTGTTTAGTTTTTTAAGGGAGAACAGCAAATTGGTTTATGCATTTGGAAGTGCAGCTGTTTTTATATTTATAGTAGCATTGTTTGCAATCATTTCAAGGCAGGCAGTTAATGAAACATTTGCTTATATTGATGTGGATATAAACCCAAGCATCGAATTAAAAATAAACAAGGATAGCAGTATAATAGGAGTGAAAACCTTAAATAAAGATGGGGAAGAACTATGCCAGAATATAGATTTTATAGGTAAAAAAGCAGAAAACGGTGTTATGGACATTATCAACAAGTCAGCAGAACTAGGGTATTTTCAAGACAAGACAAAGCTTGTACTTGTTGCAGGAGCACTAATGGTGGACGAAAAAATATCATCGGATAAATATCAAAAATTAAATATAGAGATGGGAAGCTTAATTGAAAAAATAAAAGACAGGATTAAGAAGGAAAAGAAGGAATTACAGCTTGTTGCATTTCACACTTCCCCAATTAAGCTTAAAGAGGCTCATCAAAATAATATGTCTCTAGGCCGTTATTCTATATATGCCAATGCTGATAATCAAGGAATTAAGCTAGCCTTGGAAGATGCAAAAAGCCTTAAAATATCAGAACTATTCAATTTGCTTCCAACCAAGGATTACACTTACTTTGAAGAGGAGCAAAGGCAAGCAGCAATTGATAGTGAGCTTATTAAAGAAAATAACGGGAAACCGGGAATATCCAAGTTAGCTACAGCAGAAAAAGAGTCAGGTAAAAGTAAACAAAACAAAGAGGGAGCTCAAGGCGATAAAAAATCACATGAGAGTCTTGCAAGTAGCAATAACAGCATTGTAACTGTTACTCCTTCTCTGACACCAACTATCACGCCTCTTTCTGATCAGAAGGACAAAAATAAGCTTGAAAATGACAAAAGCAATGATGATTCTAAAAAGGATGATGAAAAGAAATCAGATAATATATATGAAGGAAATGATAACAATAAATTGCCTTCTATAGTCTATATTCATACTCCTGCACCGACGACCAGTTTAAAACCCTCAGACAATAAGGAGTCACACCCAATTGATGAAGAAGATAATAGCAGGAATAACAACGGGAATGGAAATGGCAATAAGGATAATAATGCAAAGAACAACAATAAACATACACCTAACCCTGTTGCAACAACACCGACACCAGAAGCAACGTCTTTATCAACAGCTTCACATACTCCGACACCTGGTGCGAGTAATACAAGCACATCACATGCAAATGACCACAATACACCTGTCCATACACCGTCAGCTGTGATTAGTACCCCGGTGCCAACTTCCGGTTCGGGTAAAAATGAATCAGGTAAAAGTGAAACAGCTCCCGGACAGGTTAAAAAAGGAAGTACTGGTCAAAGTGACAAAGGGCAGGGAAATAAAAACGGGAAGAATTAG
- the sigI gene encoding RNA polymerase sigma-I factor yields MFGIKRSKKNKTGSLNETIKEIKLGNSQLKELFIEDYKPFILKCVSKASKKYIDTHNSEEYSIGLIAFNEAIECYEVNKNAHFLTFAELVIDRRVKNYLKKELKHKNVIPITNYLSNEDQRMNFIENDSMIVHFDQVETRSEIEQFKRELGHFDIRFEDLISHGPKHKDARVSCIRIAKFITSDKNMLARLMDKKNLPVKDILSNIDVSERTVERNRKYIIAACLVLKSDLEIVKGFLLNLGGGVSL; encoded by the coding sequence GTGTTTGGTATAAAGAGAAGCAAGAAAAATAAAACCGGTTCGCTAAATGAAACGATAAAAGAAATAAAGCTTGGCAACAGTCAGCTTAAAGAATTGTTTATTGAGGATTACAAGCCGTTTATTTTAAAATGCGTTTCAAAAGCTTCAAAAAAATACATTGATACACATAATTCAGAAGAATACAGCATAGGGCTTATTGCTTTCAACGAAGCAATTGAATGCTATGAAGTCAATAAAAATGCCCACTTTTTGACTTTTGCGGAGCTGGTTATTGATCGTCGTGTAAAAAACTATCTTAAGAAAGAGCTTAAGCATAAAAATGTTATACCTATTACAAATTACTTGTCAAATGAGGATCAAAGAATGAATTTCATTGAGAATGATTCCATGATTGTACATTTCGATCAGGTTGAAACAAGATCGGAAATCGAGCAATTCAAAAGGGAATTGGGCCATTTTGATATCAGGTTTGAAGATCTGATAAGCCATGGTCCAAAGCATAAGGATGCTCGGGTAAGTTGCATTAGGATTGCGAAGTTTATCACATCCGATAAAAATATGTTAGCCAGACTGATGGATAAGAAAAATCTTCCGGTCAAGGACATATTAAGCAATATAGACGTCAGTGAGAGGACTGTTGAAAGAAACCGGAAGTACATAATTGCAGCATGTCTGGTATTAAAAAGTGATTTAGAGATAGTTAAGGGATTTTTGCTTAATCTCGGAGGGGGAGTATCATTATGA
- a CDS encoding thiamine diphosphokinase, protein MKAVIVCSGSIEDYDYHKRYFEDSQIVIGVDGGAKHLRKLGIFPDIMMGDFDSIFKEDFDYFKDAGISFLRYPSQKDMTDSELALEYALERGARSVVLLGCLGTRFDHSLSNIFLLKKMADKNINCIIANERNEIQLVKDHIILKNENKMKLTILSLSESVEGITSKGLLYPLENQSLKLGSSRGVSNEFIEDIAEISIDKGLLLVIRSID, encoded by the coding sequence ATGAAAGCTGTCATAGTCTGTAGCGGAAGCATTGAGGATTATGATTACCATAAAAGATACTTTGAAGACAGCCAAATAGTTATAGGAGTTGACGGGGGTGCGAAGCATCTTCGGAAGCTCGGCATTTTTCCTGATATAATGATGGGAGATTTTGATTCAATTTTTAAAGAGGATTTTGATTATTTCAAAGATGCAGGAATAAGTTTTCTAAGGTATCCTTCCCAAAAGGATATGACCGATTCCGAGCTTGCATTGGAATACGCTTTGGAAAGGGGTGCCCGATCGGTAGTTTTACTTGGATGCCTGGGTACTCGCTTTGATCATTCCCTTTCAAATATCTTTTTGTTAAAAAAGATGGCAGATAAAAATATCAATTGTATAATAGCAAATGAACGAAATGAAATACAGCTGGTAAAAGACCACATAATTCTTAAGAATGAAAACAAAATGAAGCTCACCATTCTTTCCCTATCTGAAAGTGTAGAAGGTATAACTTCCAAGGGGCTTTTATATCCTTTGGAAAACCAAAGTCTAAAACTTGGCTCATCTAGAGGAGTTAGCAACGAATTTATTGAAGATATTGCAGAAATATCAATAGATAAGGGCTTACTTCTGGTTATTAGGTCCATCGACTAG
- the rpe gene encoding ribulose-phosphate 3-epimerase, with protein MIKIAPSILSADFSSLGEEVARAEKSGADIIHIDVMDGCFVPNITVGPAVIEAIKPYTKLPLDVHLMLIEPDRYIDKFCDAGASIISVHVEACKHLHSTIQSIKQRGVKAAAVLNPATPLCSIQWVLDELDMVLLMTVNPGFGGQQYIDSVTEKIRDLRGLITKRGLTIDIEVDGGIGPENIYKVTEAGANVIVAGSSIYNAPDMEQMIKILREDSYKEAK; from the coding sequence ATGATTAAAATTGCACCGTCAATTTTGTCGGCAGATTTTTCCAGTCTTGGCGAGGAGGTCGCAAGAGCGGAGAAGTCGGGTGCCGACATTATACATATAGACGTAATGGATGGATGTTTTGTTCCGAACATCACTGTGGGCCCAGCGGTTATAGAAGCTATCAAACCTTATACAAAGCTGCCTTTGGATGTACACCTTATGCTGATAGAGCCTGACAGGTATATAGACAAATTTTGCGATGCAGGTGCCAGTATAATTTCTGTTCATGTTGAAGCATGTAAACATCTCCATAGTACAATACAAAGCATCAAACAAAGAGGAGTTAAGGCTGCAGCGGTATTAAATCCGGCAACTCCTTTATGCTCGATTCAATGGGTTCTAGATGAATTGGATATGGTTCTCTTGATGACAGTTAACCCGGGTTTTGGGGGGCAGCAATACATAGATTCGGTAACGGAAAAGATCAGAGACTTAAGAGGTTTGATTACAAAGAGAGGATTAACTATAGATATAGAGGTTGACGGAGGAATAGGGCCGGAAAACATATACAAAGTAACTGAAGCCGGAGCAAATGTTATAGTTGCAGGATCATCCATATATAATGCACCTGATATGGAACAAATGATAAAGATTCTCCGAGAGGATTCTTACAAGGAGGCAAAATGA
- the rsgA gene encoding ribosome small subunit-dependent GTPase A codes for MPLGVVMKGIGGFYYIKSPSYGIVECKARGIFRKDDIIPLPGDKVSFSIVDTDKNTGLIEEILPRTSELVRPAVANVTQLVVVVAIKSPQPDFLLLDKMLITASIKDIKPVILINKIDKSTEEDVEKVKKAYENTGYKMFFLSAKTHEGFDELMDILKDKITVFAGQSGVGKSTILNRLAGSVLMETGEVSDKIERGRHTTRHAELFDLPNGGLVVDTPGFSSFELAGVELNDLELHYPEFENHLGRCRFNGCSHINEPDCVVKEAVVNGDIDNERYERFVHFYCMLKKQKDQRYRK; via the coding sequence TTGCCTTTAGGTGTTGTAATGAAGGGGATAGGGGGATTTTATTATATAAAATCCCCCTCCTATGGCATAGTTGAATGCAAGGCGAGAGGGATTTTCAGAAAAGACGATATTATACCCTTGCCTGGAGACAAGGTTTCTTTTTCAATAGTTGATACAGATAAGAATACAGGGCTCATTGAGGAAATTTTGCCACGGACCTCGGAGCTTGTCAGGCCAGCTGTAGCAAATGTTACTCAGCTTGTAGTTGTTGTAGCAATCAAATCACCGCAGCCAGATTTCTTATTATTGGATAAAATGCTTATTACTGCAAGTATCAAGGATATAAAACCTGTTATTTTGATTAATAAAATCGATAAAAGTACTGAAGAGGATGTTGAAAAAGTAAAAAAAGCATATGAAAATACTGGCTACAAGATGTTCTTTTTAAGTGCCAAGACTCATGAAGGGTTTGATGAGCTAATGGATATTCTAAAGGATAAAATAACGGTTTTTGCAGGCCAATCGGGAGTCGGCAAGTCAACAATTCTAAACCGATTAGCGGGATCTGTACTCATGGAGACCGGTGAGGTCAGCGACAAAATTGAAAGAGGAAGGCATACTACAAGGCATGCGGAGCTTTTTGATCTTCCAAACGGAGGACTTGTGGTAGATACTCCGGGATTCAGTTCTTTCGAGCTTGCAGGAGTTGAGCTTAATGACCTTGAGCTTCATTATCCGGAGTTTGAAAATCATTTGGGAAGATGCAGATTCAATGGTTGCAGCCACATAAATGAGCCGGATTGTGTTGTAAAGGAAGCGGTAGTTAATGGCGATATAGATAATGAAAGGTATGAGAGATTCGTCCATTTCTATTGCATGCTAAAGAAACAAAAAGACCAGAGATATAGAAAGTAG
- the pknB gene encoding Stk1 family PASTA domain-containing Ser/Thr kinase, with amino-acid sequence MEGQILGNRYELIEKIGGGGMALVYKAKCSLLNRFVAVKILRQEFTNDQEFVKRFRIEAQSAASLSYPNIVSIYDVGQDGNIHYIVMEYIEGVTLKDYIEEKGALDWKEAVNIEVQICSAIEHAHKKRIVHRDIKPHNILITKDGIVKVTDFGIARAVSSSTITMVGSTIGSVHYFSPEQARGGFTDEKSDLYSLGIALYEMVTGKVPFEGETPVAVALKHLQEMPEEPINIKSDLPKGVNSIIMKAIQKEQSNRYSTATEMLDDLRMVLKDPSSEPSTKIDIDSSPTRRIQIVQSDKPIENPVKEAPVKQNQEEAIDDMKNKKKDRITWILALAASMLIIGLLVFTAFKFIVPGIMPAPKSDFVLENYVGKNIDDIKQALESEGITVVVERKNDKDAEKDTITSQKPKEGTKIKPDPYNPVTFSVSNGPEMVRIPDLSKKSSREAQKMLEDISLTARVEDEYSDVITNGLVIRTEPGVNEEISPGSTVTIYLSKGPEIIQTVVPNLIGLTRVEAQRSLAQNKLTLGRVLPEDSANHIDRIVNQDPAPNTTVTEMSAVNITLDTVKITEVPNQNATPNGTQTPTPAKTKDIPVKIPLANADTFGDTVRVLIEMTPSDTGKSTVIMDGTANKQDFPLSVTVPVPENGSTNIKVYVDNKPNSDMNVDYSGR; translated from the coding sequence GTGGAAGGTCAAATTCTTGGAAACAGGTATGAATTGATTGAGAAAATAGGTGGGGGCGGAATGGCCCTTGTATATAAAGCAAAATGCAGTTTGCTTAATAGATTTGTTGCGGTTAAGATATTAAGACAGGAGTTTACAAATGACCAGGAGTTCGTAAAAAGATTCAGAATCGAAGCACAATCTGCGGCAAGCCTGTCATACCCAAATATAGTTTCAATATATGATGTGGGACAGGATGGCAATATACATTATATAGTCATGGAGTATATTGAGGGAGTTACTCTTAAAGACTACATTGAAGAAAAGGGTGCGTTGGATTGGAAGGAAGCTGTCAATATAGAGGTGCAGATATGCTCTGCGATTGAACATGCACATAAAAAGCGTATAGTACATAGGGATATCAAACCCCATAACATACTTATTACAAAGGATGGAATTGTTAAAGTAACAGACTTTGGTATTGCCAGAGCGGTATCGTCATCAACTATAACAATGGTTGGAAGTACCATAGGGTCTGTGCATTATTTTTCACCGGAGCAGGCCAGAGGTGGGTTTACCGATGAAAAATCGGATTTATATTCTCTCGGAATAGCACTTTATGAAATGGTTACCGGAAAGGTTCCTTTTGAGGGTGAAACTCCGGTTGCGGTTGCACTGAAGCATTTGCAGGAAATGCCGGAGGAGCCCATCAACATAAAAAGTGATCTTCCAAAAGGTGTAAACAGCATAATAATGAAAGCTATACAAAAGGAGCAGAGCAACAGGTACAGCACGGCCACCGAGATGCTTGACGATTTGAGAATGGTCCTAAAAGATCCCTCCAGCGAGCCTTCGACAAAAATAGATATAGATAGCTCACCGACAAGAAGGATTCAAATTGTACAGTCAGATAAGCCCATTGAAAACCCTGTGAAAGAAGCTCCTGTAAAACAAAATCAAGAGGAAGCGATTGATGATATGAAAAATAAAAAGAAGGACAGGATTACATGGATACTAGCTTTAGCGGCATCAATGCTAATAATTGGGTTGCTTGTTTTTACAGCATTTAAGTTTATTGTTCCGGGAATAATGCCTGCACCAAAATCAGATTTTGTACTGGAAAACTATGTCGGAAAAAATATTGACGATATCAAACAGGCACTTGAAAGCGAAGGCATAACCGTTGTCGTTGAAAGGAAGAATGACAAGGATGCCGAAAAGGATACCATTACCTCACAAAAGCCAAAGGAAGGAACCAAAATCAAGCCTGACCCGTATAATCCGGTAACCTTTTCTGTCAGCAATGGTCCGGAAATGGTGAGGATACCTGATCTAAGCAAGAAATCTTCAAGGGAAGCCCAGAAAATGTTGGAAGACATTAGCCTGACAGCCAGAGTGGAAGACGAATACAGCGATGTAATAACAAATGGATTGGTTATTAGAACTGAGCCCGGTGTTAATGAAGAAATTTCTCCAGGCTCAACTGTGACAATATACCTTAGCAAGGGGCCTGAGATAATCCAAACAGTCGTACCAAACCTCATAGGACTTACAAGGGTAGAGGCACAAAGGTCTCTTGCTCAGAATAAGCTTACCCTTGGAAGAGTATTGCCTGAGGACAGTGCAAACCATATAGACAGGATCGTAAATCAGGATCCTGCCCCTAATACTACTGTAACTGAGATGTCGGCTGTTAATATAACCCTTGATACTGTAAAAATCACTGAGGTTCCTAACCAAAATGCTACACCAAATGGGACACAAACTCCTACGCCTGCAAAGACTAAGGATATCCCTGTGAAGATTCCTCTGGCCAATGCGGATACATTTGGTGATACTGTAAGGGTTCTTATTGAAATGACACCTAGTGATACTGGAAAAAGTACTGTAATAATGGATGGTACAGCAAACAAACAGGATTTTCCATTAAGTGTTACAGTGCCTGTGCCTGAAAATGGAAGTACAAATATTAAAGTATATGTTGATAATAAGCCTAATTCAGATATGAACGTTGATTATTCCGGGAGGTAG
- a CDS encoding Stp1/IreP family PP2C-type Ser/Thr phosphatase: MRFGVRCDKGKVREINEDSYNILASLPGIPVTFIIADGMGGHNSGEIASKTAVESISKNISENPDIFKEGEDVEKAIKSVIEKANVDVFKKSLENETDSGMGTTLIAAVVVNRRLYIGHVGDSRVYLIRDNKMEKLTIDHSYIEELVRNGTLTKEEAEKHPNKNLITRALGCGEVLEVDTYTYDIQENDVVLMCTDGLTNMLNEERILEVVNNYDDLDLACEKLIGDSNEMGGEDNITVIIFKE; this comes from the coding sequence GTGAGATTCGGGGTCAGATGTGATAAAGGAAAAGTCAGAGAAATTAATGAAGACAGCTATAATATATTAGCGAGCCTTCCAGGTATTCCTGTTACTTTTATAATTGCAGACGGAATGGGCGGACATAATTCCGGGGAGATTGCAAGTAAGACAGCTGTAGAATCAATAAGTAAAAATATATCTGAAAATCCTGATATCTTTAAAGAGGGAGAGGATGTCGAAAAAGCCATCAAATCTGTTATAGAAAAGGCTAATGTAGATGTCTTTAAAAAATCTCTTGAAAATGAAACGGATTCCGGTATGGGCACCACCCTTATAGCGGCAGTAGTTGTAAACAGAAGGCTGTATATAGGACATGTTGGAGACAGCAGAGTATACTTGATTCGAGATAATAAAATGGAAAAGCTTACTATAGATCACTCATATATTGAAGAATTAGTCAGAAATGGTACACTTACTAAAGAGGAAGCGGAAAAGCATCCCAATAAAAACCTCATTACAAGAGCTTTAGGTTGCGGAGAAGTGTTAGAAGTTGATACTTATACATATGATATACAAGAAAATGATGTAGTTTTGATGTGCACGGACGGTTTAACCAATATGTTAAATGAAGAGAGAATATTGGAAGTAGTAAATAATTATGATGATTTAGATCTTGCCTGCGAGAAGTTAATAGGGGATTCCAACGAAATGGGTGGAGAGGATAACATAACTGTTATAATTTTCAAAGAATAA
- the rlmN gene encoding 23S rRNA (adenine(2503)-C(2))-methyltransferase RlmN has protein sequence MEKKQNLIDLTIEELEEALISMGQPKYRAKQIFQWSQKGVLSIDEMTNISKDLRQLLKENFRFDRLKIRNRLVSNIDGTIKYVLEYADGNVIESVLMKYKHGYTACISSQAGCKMGCKFCASTGIDFGRNLTGGEMVDQIHTIERDQGVRVGNVVIMGIGEPLDNYDNLIKFLRLVNHKDGLNIGLRHISVSTCGLVPQIINLAHENLPVTLSISLHAPNSEIREKIMPVNKAYSIDKLIEACKIYTEVTGRRITFEYAMVSALNDSPENAKELSNRLRGMLCHVNLIPVNSIEGNEFKRARMDKIQKFKNVLEKHGIETTVRRELGSDINAACGQLRKSITDD, from the coding sequence ATGGAGAAAAAGCAAAACCTAATAGATTTAACAATTGAAGAGCTGGAAGAAGCACTTATTTCAATGGGACAGCCTAAGTACAGGGCAAAACAGATTTTTCAGTGGTCCCAAAAAGGTGTTTTGTCTATAGATGAAATGACAAACATTTCAAAGGATTTAAGGCAATTGCTTAAAGAAAACTTCAGATTTGACAGGCTTAAAATTCGTAACAGGCTGGTGTCAAATATTGACGGTACAATAAAATATGTTTTGGAGTATGCTGATGGAAATGTAATTGAAAGTGTTTTGATGAAGTACAAGCATGGTTATACGGCATGTATTTCTTCCCAGGCCGGGTGTAAAATGGGATGCAAATTTTGTGCATCAACAGGCATTGATTTTGGAAGAAACCTTACAGGCGGTGAAATGGTGGACCAGATTCACACTATAGAAAGGGACCAGGGTGTAAGGGTAGGTAATGTGGTTATTATGGGTATTGGAGAACCCCTTGATAACTATGACAATCTGATTAAGTTTTTAAGGCTTGTAAACCATAAGGATGGTCTCAATATTGGATTAAGACATATATCCGTATCTACCTGCGGCCTTGTGCCTCAAATCATCAATCTGGCTCATGAAAACCTTCCTGTTACACTTTCAATATCTCTGCATGCACCCAATAGTGAAATTAGAGAAAAAATAATGCCTGTAAATAAAGCATATTCTATTGACAAATTGATTGAAGCATGTAAGATATATACAGAGGTAACTGGTAGAAGGATAACATTTGAGTACGCAATGGTATCGGCTCTCAATGATTCGCCTGAAAATGCAAAAGAGCTTTCAAATAGGCTAAGAGGGATGTTATGCCATGTGAACCTAATACCGGTTAATTCGATTGAAGGTAATGAGTTTAAGAGAGCAAGGATGGATAAGATACAAAAATTTAAAAACGTTCTCGAAAAGCATGGGATCGAAACAACTGTAAGGCGAGAATTAGGAAGCGACATTAATGCAGCTTGCGGGCAACTGAGAAAAAGCATAACAGACGATTGA
- the rsmB gene encoding 16S rRNA (cytosine(967)-C(5))-methyltransferase RsmB yields MAIDLPREIALKTIYDINEKGAYSNIALSKQLESNTLKDVDRAFVTDLVYGTIKWKLTIDYIISNFSSTKLKKISPWILNVLRLGVYQILYMDRIPESAACNESVKLSKKYGHAASSGFVNGILRNIARKKNSISYPDKQKDPVLYLSVKYSHPDWLVNEWINNFGVEFTESLLISNNEVPDFTIRVNTLKTTKEELISNFRESGLEASEGRAVDEALVLKNPGSFLKLDVYKAGHFQVQDESSMLPSKILDPKPGELVIDVCSAPGGKTTHMAQLMNNKGSIIARDIHEHKISLINEASERLGISIIKAQVYDALMVDESLVEKADRVLVDAPCTGYGIIRKKPDIKWSRTMSDLKEITELQLKILSAASKYVKPGGFIVYSTCTIGKEENRDLVERFLTNNKEFDFCGFNELLPEVLREYSGNGYIEIYPNINKIDGFFIAKMRKRG; encoded by the coding sequence AAAAGGGTGCGTATTCTAATATAGCATTAAGCAAACAGCTTGAAAGTAACACGCTTAAAGATGTGGACAGAGCATTTGTTACAGATTTGGTATATGGCACAATAAAATGGAAGCTCACCATTGACTACATAATAAGTAATTTTTCCAGTACCAAGCTAAAGAAGATATCACCCTGGATACTGAATGTACTGAGACTTGGTGTGTACCAGATACTTTATATGGACAGGATTCCCGAGTCTGCAGCTTGCAATGAAAGCGTCAAGCTGTCTAAAAAGTATGGACATGCCGCATCAAGCGGGTTCGTTAATGGCATATTAAGGAATATTGCCAGAAAAAAGAATAGCATATCCTATCCCGACAAACAGAAAGACCCTGTTCTTTATTTGTCTGTTAAATACTCCCATCCTGATTGGCTGGTAAACGAATGGATAAATAACTTTGGTGTAGAGTTTACTGAGAGTTTGCTGATAAGCAACAATGAGGTTCCTGATTTTACCATAAGAGTAAATACACTCAAGACAACCAAAGAAGAACTGATTTCCAATTTTAGAGAGAGCGGTTTAGAAGCATCGGAAGGCCGGGCGGTGGATGAGGCCCTTGTTTTGAAAAATCCAGGATCTTTTTTAAAGCTGGATGTGTATAAAGCTGGACATTTTCAGGTACAGGACGAAAGCTCCATGCTGCCTTCCAAAATACTTGATCCAAAGCCGGGTGAGTTGGTTATAGATGTTTGCAGTGCTCCTGGGGGTAAGACGACGCATATGGCACAGCTAATGAATAATAAAGGAAGTATAATCGCAAGAGACATTCATGAACATAAAATCAGCCTTATAAATGAAGCTTCAGAGCGGCTTGGAATCAGCATTATTAAAGCACAAGTCTATGATGCTTTGATGGTGGATGAAAGCTTGGTGGAAAAGGCTGACAGGGTGCTGGTTGATGCACCGTGCACAGGTTATGGAATAATCAGGAAAAAACCTGATATAAAATGGTCCAGAACCATGTCAGATTTAAAGGAGATAACAGAACTGCAGCTTAAAATATTAAGTGCTGCATCTAAATATGTAAAGCCGGGCGGCTTTATTGTGTACAGTACCTGTACTATTGGAAAGGAAGAAAACAGGGATCTGGTAGAAAGATTCCTGACTAATAATAAAGAATTTGATTTCTGCGGATTTAATGAGCTATTGCCTGAGGTTTTAAGGGAATACTCGGGTAATGGATATATAGAAATATATCCTAATATAAACAAGATAGACGGATTTTTTATTGCAAAGATGAGAAAAAGAGGATAG